The window CTTGAATCTCCCTTTTGTACTGGACCACGGGCGCAACGTTGCGCAGCGGTTTTGTGCATTTTGCACACAGCATAATTTTGTTTGCATGACATGTAACTTTAGAATAAATTTTTGTAGGTCCTACATACATACGTTGTTAAAAATGAGGTACAAGAAGTGATATGAACcgtataactttttttttatcaaatcttAGCCGTGAACAGCTCACGGTCCATCTGATGACTGCCCCTACCTGTCATCCCTTTTGTACTTCTCTTGACTGATACCGATCACCAAATGCTGCGTGGAGCTCGCTTGTAGCGCTATTTTGTCTCTGACTCTAGTTTATATTCtctaccaaaatttttttaatatctgGCTTTTTTGTCGTCTCTTCAACCAGCAGCTATGTAGTTTCAGTGACACACAAAAACAAAGGTTCATTCTCGACAGTTTTCTCGTCATCTCTACATCTAATATTAATTTATTGTAACTCACTGTAATATAATATAACGATTATGACTTTTGAGATTCTCGTCATCTTTTACATCCACTAGTGTTCTTTTGAGATACAGTCCAGGACGAAGAATCTCCTTTGGCTTTCCCCCACTTCCCACAAAAGACGATGAAGAATGAAAGAAGCTCTGATATAAATATATCGAAGAAGCTCAAGGTATATAACAAGACTCGATACATCCCTCGAACAAAGAGTTTATGTGCAAATCTCTATACAAAAATTAGAGGCTAGTTGTCACCTCGTAGAGGTTGAAGAGAACAAAAAGACTAAACTACTACTACAAGAAAACAGGAGGAGTTTTTGATCCATTAacaggaaaattggaaaaaccCACAACATTATCGCAGTAGTGATCCTGAAAGGGTAGCCGGTATACTCAGTGACCGTTTCCTTATTTTTACATTACCAGAAGCTGGCACTTTCCTCTCATTCTTTTCCCTGAAGAGAGACGAATATGATCGTGCAGGTGGCTCCAACGGACGTTCACCCTCATCtctcaagaaaagagagagatttTGTTTGTATTTCTCTTCAAGCAGATTGTTATTAGCTCCTTTGGTTGGTTGATTTCCTGAATTATCCATCACATTCGTTTTCGACCCTTGCTTTTTAAAGAGcgtttcatcatcatcatcagacAAATAACCAGTCTGCTGGATATCTTGCATGGCAAGGTCATCATACTCCTCGTCTGTCTTGGTTGACCCCTCATCTACAGAGCCTTCCATCTGCTAAAGTCAACAATGGATTAGAAAACAAACTTCAACCCTGTACCATAGGCATATAGTTGTTAGCATCACTATCGGGTCATGCCTAGTAAAAGACATTTCCTTCTACTTTGGGTTTACCATTTTTACACTTAAAAAAGTCGAGAGGCTATAGCATAACGTCCTAGATATTTGCCCTACATACACTCGTGAGATTTTAGACAATCTGTACTTAGCTTAAAATTGCTTACAGCAGAAACAAAATACAAGTATCCATACCTCTTCATGATTCACTTTCTCGCCATCACTGAGATCCTCATCACTTCCTGCTTCAGGTGACTCATCAACTTCTTCATCACTACCATGCACGGATTCTTCCTCCTTAAGCTGAAAGAAGTGGTAAAAACCCAACAACTATTAGAATCTACCAACAGATATAAAATGGAAGACTTGCCAAAACAAGAGCCCCAGTGGACAACAATTGGGAGGAGAATATGCAATAACAGGCaatgaagcaaaaaaaaattaccactCAATTATAACTGTCTTAATAATATTTAGCTTCCCAAATGAAAAATTAATCACATGTTTGAAATGGACACGAACTGACCTCCTTTGCAGGTCCCTCAGAGAACCTCGGTGAGCTGCAGCAGGAAGAATGATATCTGCTACCAGTGTCAGTCAGTTCACCCCTAGACTCATCCACACTGCTGGCACGACTAGTGGCACCAGTATCACTATGCCATGCACTGATGCCGAAGTGGCCAAACTGCAGATTAACTGGTTCAGCCCTGCCAATCTGCAAAGGCCCATACATAGCCAGCACGGGCTTTCCATTGTCATCTCTTAAGTCAACCGGCCAAGCCTTAGCCACGGATCCATCATTATTGAGGAGAGCCATCAGATGCCTAGAAGAACCTTTGCGCTGAATCAATTGAAACATTCCTTTAGAACTCAGGGAATTGGCAGCACACTGATTTTTGTACTCCTCAGCAACAATAGCAACTGTATTTGTAACTGGATCATAAAGCTGCTCTCCTGCCTCACGCCTTCTTAGACAACAGAAAACCGTTGCATGAATGGCTGCAACACTTTTGTCAACATTGGTATTATTTATCTTAGGCACCAAATGCTTGTCTGCTCGGTTGCACAGATACTCTTGGATTGTTCTGATATTCCGGATATACTTAACATACTTGTTCTTTGCAGGATCCAGTGTCATGTACTTTGCCCGGACTGCAAATCGTTCCAGGTGCTTCTCCTCATTTGAAATGTAAATCATGAAAGGTATGATTGAAGGATGTTTCTTCATAAGCCCCATCTGCATGACAAAATTAAGTTGCAGTGACGTTGACAAGAGGAGGAAAGCAATCGAATATTCATGCAAGAAAAAGCAATTTACCACAAAATTAAGGCTTAAGTGAACACCCTCAACGACTACAGattctttcctctcttcccATGTAGTGATAAGGCGATCTAGGCTATCAATGACCATCTCACTTTGGGCCTTGAATCCTTGAATTGCCATCTGCTTTGGACTGATAAAGTCAACCATGCCAGAATTCCCCTCAAGTGTTGATTTTTTTACAGCAGGCCCATCAACTGCATCATCCTTTGATAATGGAGGGGTTAAAATACCAGCTGAGTTTTTCGCTTTCTTCTTAGCTGTTGCTTCAGCAATAGCTTCTCGATCTAAGTGTTCGCCAGCATGGTAAGTAGAAGCCCAAAGCAGAGGGTTTTCCTGTTCACTTACGAAACTCCTCATCATATGCCTAATAGAGTCAGTAGAAATTACTGTTGTGATTCCCAACCTGCTAGCCTGCAGAAATGATTATAAAGAATGTAAGTCAAAAGTTTTCTTAGTTGGAAAAACAGCATGGTCTGTACCAGTAAAACATCATATTGCAACTGCAACAAAAGCCTAAGTAACTATGTCTACATTCAGAAACTCTAACAGGTGACAGCGCTCCAGTACAACCCCTTGAAGCATATTAAATTTGTTAACACAATCCTACATAAAATACATATGAGCAACAGGCATCGATTTTCAGATGTCACAACTAGACCGACTAATAAAGaaacaatgaaaataaaataaacaaaaacagCCAAAATAGCGGACGCTCCCAAATAAAGGTGAGAAACAAATCCACAATATCCAATATGAGATGTGGTATAATAGATTGTGGAGATATCATTAATTGTGAAAACCTTTTGAACCCTTTTGAAAGAACTAGGAACACAAAAACATGCAAACTCCACATAAAACTACCCCCATTGCAGAACAGAAAAGGCATGGAACTAAAATGTGTCAAGGATGTCAACACTAGACATGCAAGTATAGGTTAGAAAAGGAGATACATACCAGTAAAGCAGACAAAG is drawn from Coffea arabica cultivar ET-39 chromosome 1c, Coffea Arabica ET-39 HiFi, whole genome shotgun sequence and contains these coding sequences:
- the LOC113723603 gene encoding P-loop NTPase domain-containing protein LPA1 homolog 2-like isoform X2 is translated as MAVEVAKVMYLKVVDDDAEVKKKTEDGKRSSYRYTRSILQSTLQLMGCKSRHAFKISQRAFEMIRGGCFGENLGTCVTEISGLGDSKVHSQKEFDIYSGILDNASGVTHTDLKDDDNNGQPFELYKKRTTIVIKRKIFLDVVCDALAEYKYVGLNQRADLALACRIREKKESVTVLLCGTSGCGKSTLSALLASRLGITTVISTDSIRHMMRSFVSEQENPLLWASTYHAGEHLDREAIAEATAKKKAKNSAGILTPPLSKDDAVDGPAVKKSTLEGNSGMVDFISPKQMAIQGFKAQSEMVIDSLDRLITTWEERKESVVVEGVHLSLNFVMGLMKKHPSIIPFMIYISNEEKHLERFAVRAKYMTLDPAKNKYVKYIRNIRTIQEYLCNRADKHLVPKINNTNVDKSVAAIHATVFCCLRRREAGEQLYDPVTNTVAIVAEEYKNQCAANSLSSKGMFQLIQRKGSSRHLMALLNNDGSVAKAWPVDLRDDNGKPVLAMYGPLQIGRAEPVNLQFGHFGISAWHSDTGATSRASSVDESRGELTDTGSRYHSSCCSSPRFSEGPAKELKEEESVHGSDEEVDESPEAGSDEDLSDGEKVNHEEMEGSVDEGSTKTDEEYDDLAMQDIQQTGYLSDDDDETLFKKQGSKTNVMDNSGNQPTKGANNNLLEEKYKQNLSLFLRDEGERPLEPPARSYSSLFREKNERKVPASGNVKIRKRSLSIPATLSGSLLR
- the LOC113723603 gene encoding P-loop NTPase domain-containing protein LPA1 homolog 2-like isoform X1, coding for MAVEVAKVMYLKVVDDDAEVKKKTEDGKRSSYRYTRSILQSTLQLMGCKSRHAFKISQRAFEMIRGGCFGENLGTCVTEISGLGDSKVHSQKEFDIYSGILDNASGVTHTDLKDDDNNGQPFELYKKRTTIVIKRKIFLDVVCDALAEYKYVGLNQRADLALACRIREKKESVTVLLCGTSGCGKSTLSALLASRLGITTVISTDSIRHMMRSFVSEQENPLLWASTYHAGEHLDREAIAEATAKKKAKNSAGILTPPLSKDDAVDGPAVKKSTLEGNSGMVDFISPKQMAIQGFKAQSEMVIDSLDRLITTWEERKESVVVEGVHLSLNFVMGLMKKHPSIIPFMIYISNEEKHLERFAVRAKYMTLDPAKNKYVKYIRNIRTIQEYLCNRADKHLVPKINNTNVDKSVAAIHATVFCCLRRREAGEQLYDPVTNTVAIVAEEYKNQCAANSLSSKGMFQLIQRKGSSRHLMALLNNDGSVAKAWPVDLRDDNGKPVLAMYGPLQIGRAEPVNLQFGHFGISAWHSDTGATSRASSVDESRGELTDTGSRYHSSCCSSPRFSEGPAKELKEEESVHGSDEEVDESPEAGSDEDLSDGEKVNHEEQMEGSVDEGSTKTDEEYDDLAMQDIQQTGYLSDDDDETLFKKQGSKTNVMDNSGNQPTKGANNNLLEEKYKQNLSLFLRDEGERPLEPPARSYSSLFREKNERKVPASGNVKIRKRSLSIPATLSGSLLR